The Arthrobacter sp. NicSoilC5 genome has a window encoding:
- the tilS gene encoding tRNA lysidine(34) synthetase TilS, giving the protein MLQNALAGAGYPRHVLVACSGGPDSLALAAVAAYFARRGHVDGRPLTVGAVVVDHQLQEGSADIAARTVEALQDLGLHPVEIRTVTVAGAGMGPEAAAREARHAALEAAAADHGAEAILLGHTLDDQAEQVLLGLARGSGTRSLAGMRPARPGTGNAVLLRPFLELRRVDTEEICAVEELDPWHDPTNSDPAFARSRTRVEVLPHLEEKLGPGVAESLARTAAILQLDADYLEDVAESTYASLVELDGSGLSLPEEALRALAPAIRFRVIAKAAADAGGQQPSYRRLLAAEALLRRHGSAGPVELPGGVSVYRLSLAQLEESKDAAAAGAPGGAGSVPREPARCGKLVFRPQKPPAK; this is encoded by the coding sequence CTGCTGCAAAACGCCCTGGCCGGGGCCGGCTATCCCCGCCACGTCCTCGTAGCTTGCAGCGGCGGCCCGGACTCCCTGGCGCTCGCCGCCGTCGCCGCGTACTTTGCCCGCCGCGGCCACGTGGACGGCCGCCCGCTGACCGTCGGCGCCGTGGTGGTGGACCACCAGCTGCAGGAGGGGTCGGCCGATATTGCCGCCCGCACCGTGGAAGCACTGCAGGACCTGGGACTGCACCCGGTGGAAATCCGGACCGTTACGGTGGCCGGTGCCGGCATGGGCCCCGAAGCCGCCGCCCGTGAAGCCCGGCATGCCGCGCTTGAGGCCGCAGCCGCAGATCACGGCGCGGAGGCAATCCTGCTGGGGCACACCCTGGACGACCAGGCCGAACAAGTACTGCTGGGCCTGGCCCGCGGCTCCGGCACGCGGTCCCTCGCAGGGATGCGTCCGGCCCGTCCTGGAACCGGAAATGCCGTCCTCCTGCGCCCCTTCCTGGAACTCCGCCGGGTGGACACCGAGGAAATCTGTGCCGTGGAAGAGCTGGATCCCTGGCACGATCCCACCAACTCCGATCCCGCCTTCGCCCGGTCACGGACCCGGGTGGAAGTCCTCCCGCACCTTGAGGAAAAACTTGGTCCCGGCGTCGCCGAATCCCTGGCCCGGACAGCCGCCATCCTGCAGCTGGACGCCGACTACCTGGAGGATGTGGCGGAAAGCACCTACGCCTCCCTGGTGGAACTGGACGGCAGCGGACTGAGCCTGCCGGAGGAGGCGCTGCGGGCGCTTGCACCGGCCATCAGGTTCCGTGTCATCGCCAAGGCAGCGGCCGACGCCGGCGGGCAGCAGCCCAGCTACCGGCGCCTTTTGGCGGCAGAAGCGCTGCTCCGGCGGCATGGCTCGGCCGGACCGGTTGAGCTTCCCGGCGGTGTGAGTGTGTACCGGTTGTCACTCGCGCAGCTGGAGGAATCGAAGGACGCGGCGGCTGCAGGGGCCCCGGGCGGCGCCGGTTCCGTTCCCCGCGAACCCGCGCGCTGTGGGAAGCTAGTATTCCGGCCTCAAAAACCGCCCGCAAAATAG
- the hpt gene encoding hypoxanthine phosphoribosyltransferase — protein MDSNDVQADLKHVLYTKEQIQQRITELAAQIDKDYEGREILIVGVLKGAVMVMADLARALHSHISMDWMAVSSYGSGTQSSGVVRILKDLDTDLMGKDVLIVEDIIDSGLTLSWLKTNLESRGTASVEICTAFRKPTAAKVEIDVKYVGYDIPNEFVVGYGLDYAEKYRNLDFVGTLAPHVYE, from the coding sequence GTGGATTCAAACGACGTCCAGGCAGATCTCAAGCACGTTCTCTACACCAAGGAACAGATCCAGCAGCGGATCACCGAACTCGCCGCGCAGATCGACAAAGACTACGAAGGACGCGAAATCCTCATCGTTGGCGTCCTCAAGGGCGCCGTCATGGTCATGGCTGACCTGGCCCGGGCACTGCACAGCCACATCTCCATGGACTGGATGGCCGTGTCCTCCTACGGCTCGGGTACTCAGTCCTCCGGCGTGGTGCGGATCCTCAAGGACCTGGACACCGACCTGATGGGTAAGGACGTGCTGATCGTCGAGGACATCATCGACTCCGGCCTGACCCTGTCCTGGCTCAAGACCAACCTGGAATCCCGTGGCACCGCGTCCGTGGAAATCTGCACCGCGTTCCGCAAGCCCACCGCAGCCAAGGTGGAAATCGACGTCAAGTACGTGGGCTACGACATCCCCAACGAATTCGTGGTGGGCTACGGCCTGGACTACGCGGAAAAGTACCGCAACCTGGACTTCGTGGGCACCCTGGCGCCGCACGTCTACGAGTAA
- a CDS encoding LacI family DNA-binding transcriptional regulator: MSSGSVGIRDVAREAGVSVTTVSHVLNDVPFARVSPETREKVRTTAARLGYGPNRLARALRSRRSGVLGLAIEDVATTPHAGRIILGAEQAARARGYALMVVNIPGQAQAEAGTQPGLKSCREPSQRATDPIQAGVESLLARQVDGILYAAGHRRVLQHSATPGKVPAVLLDEVAADRSLPAVVADEYGGAAAAVEALLAAGHTRIGLLTTAEENHSTRQRIRGFRDALQRAGLDGASATGEAASPDASGGYAAARRILAAANPPSALFCCSDSLAMGAYRAAAELGLSIPGNLSVVGFGDEELLAANLHPGLTTVAVPHSEMGAWAVNRLINELESAAAEAGPTPPTGGPDPVRLGCRLVTRGSVGLPDTGKRQP; encoded by the coding sequence GTGAGTAGCGGCAGCGTGGGCATCCGGGACGTGGCGCGGGAAGCCGGCGTCTCGGTCACCACGGTCTCGCACGTCCTCAACGACGTGCCTTTCGCCCGGGTCAGCCCGGAAACCCGCGAGAAAGTGCGGACGACGGCGGCCCGGCTGGGGTACGGCCCCAACCGCCTGGCGCGCGCCCTCCGCAGCCGCAGGTCCGGTGTGCTGGGCCTGGCCATTGAGGATGTGGCCACCACTCCGCACGCCGGCCGCATCATCCTGGGCGCGGAGCAGGCGGCACGTGCCCGCGGCTACGCCCTGATGGTCGTCAACATCCCGGGGCAGGCGCAAGCGGAAGCCGGCACGCAGCCCGGCTTGAAGTCCTGCCGGGAACCCAGCCAGCGTGCAACCGACCCCATACAAGCTGGCGTGGAGTCTCTCCTGGCACGGCAGGTGGACGGAATCCTCTACGCGGCCGGCCACCGGCGCGTCCTGCAGCATTCCGCCACCCCGGGCAAGGTCCCCGCGGTCCTGCTGGATGAAGTCGCCGCGGACCGGAGCCTTCCCGCCGTCGTGGCCGACGAATACGGTGGGGCTGCAGCCGCGGTGGAAGCACTGCTCGCTGCCGGCCACACCCGGATCGGACTGCTCACCACCGCTGAAGAGAACCACTCCACCCGCCAGCGCATCCGGGGCTTCCGGGACGCACTTCAGCGTGCGGGACTGGACGGTGCCTCCGCCACTGGCGAGGCGGCGTCGCCCGATGCATCCGGCGGGTACGCGGCTGCCCGCAGAATCCTGGCAGCCGCCAACCCGCCGTCGGCCCTCTTTTGCTGCAGTGACTCCCTGGCCATGGGCGCCTACCGCGCCGCCGCGGAACTGGGCCTGTCCATCCCCGGCAACCTGTCCGTCGTCGGGTTCGGCGATGAGGAACTGCTGGCCGCCAACCTCCATCCGGGGCTGACGACGGTCGCCGTGCCGCACTCCGAAATGGGGGCCTGGGCCGTCAACCGGCTGATCAATGAACTCGAAAGCGCCGCAGCGGAGGCCGGCCCCACCCCACCCACAGGCGGACCGGACCCAGTGCGGCTCGGGTGCCGGCTGGTCACGCGTGGGTCCGTGGGGCTGCCGGATACCGGGAAGCGGCAGCCCTGA
- the ftsH gene encoding ATP-dependent zinc metalloprotease FtsH encodes MKAKNFFKGPGIWIVVVVGLLLVAFATLAPGGAARIDTDKGLELLSSNKVEQAKIFDGENRVDLTLKDNLQVDGQDKGKSVQFFFVDARAQDVVKAVTDAKPAQGFTDQPIESNWFSGLLSLLIPVILLGALFWFLMTRMQGGGSKIMQFGKSKAKMVSKDMPQVTFADVAGADEAVEELQEIKEFLQEPAKFQAVGAKIPKGVLLYGPPGTGKTLLARAVAGEAGVPFFSISGSDFVEMFVGVGASRVRDLFEQAKANSPAIIFVDEIDAVGRHRGAGIGGGNDEREQTLNQLLVEMDGFDVKTNVILIAATNRPDVLDPALLRPGRFDRQVSVEAPDLIGRDQILQVHAKGKPMAPGVDLKGVAKKTPGYTGADLANVLNEAALLTARSNANLIDDRALDEAIDRVMAGPQKRSRVMKEHERKITAYHEGGHALVAAALRNSAPVTKITILPRGRALGYTMVVPENDKYSVTRNELLDQMAYAMGGRVAEEIVFHDPSTGASNDIEKATGTARKMVTEYGMSERVGAVRLGQGGGEPFLGRDAGHERNYSDQIAYVVDEEVRRLIEQAHDEAYEILTENRDILDYLALELLERETLNQAEIADIFRDVRKRDFREVWLSKETRPVQLTGPVESRQERAEREAQEEAKKARLDEPLDAQPPHPQGVSEDAPFHGGTPDSGPDTLRG; translated from the coding sequence ATGAAAGCTAAGAACTTCTTCAAAGGCCCGGGCATCTGGATCGTCGTTGTGGTCGGTCTGCTCCTTGTGGCTTTTGCAACGCTCGCCCCCGGCGGTGCGGCCCGGATCGACACGGACAAGGGCCTGGAACTGCTCTCCAGCAACAAGGTGGAGCAGGCCAAGATCTTCGACGGCGAGAACCGCGTTGACCTCACGCTGAAGGACAACCTGCAGGTGGACGGGCAGGACAAAGGCAAGAGCGTCCAGTTCTTCTTCGTGGATGCCCGCGCACAGGACGTGGTGAAGGCAGTCACCGACGCCAAGCCGGCCCAGGGGTTCACCGACCAGCCGATTGAAAGCAACTGGTTCTCCGGCCTGCTTTCCCTCCTGATCCCCGTGATCCTGCTGGGCGCACTCTTCTGGTTCCTGATGACCCGCATGCAGGGCGGCGGCTCCAAGATCATGCAGTTCGGCAAGTCCAAGGCCAAGATGGTCAGCAAGGACATGCCGCAGGTCACCTTCGCTGACGTTGCAGGTGCCGATGAGGCCGTGGAGGAACTCCAGGAGATCAAGGAATTCCTGCAGGAACCAGCCAAGTTCCAGGCCGTCGGCGCCAAGATCCCCAAGGGCGTGCTGCTCTACGGCCCGCCAGGTACCGGTAAGACCCTGCTGGCCCGCGCGGTTGCCGGTGAGGCCGGCGTACCCTTCTTCTCCATTTCCGGCTCTGACTTCGTGGAAATGTTCGTCGGCGTCGGTGCATCCCGTGTCCGCGACCTCTTCGAACAGGCCAAGGCCAACTCGCCCGCCATCATCTTCGTGGATGAGATCGACGCCGTCGGCCGGCACCGCGGCGCCGGCATCGGCGGCGGCAACGACGAACGCGAGCAGACCCTCAACCAGCTGCTGGTGGAGATGGACGGCTTCGACGTCAAGACCAACGTGATCCTCATTGCGGCCACCAACCGGCCAGACGTCCTGGACCCGGCCCTGCTGCGCCCCGGCCGCTTCGACCGCCAGGTGTCCGTGGAAGCGCCGGACCTGATCGGCCGCGACCAGATCCTGCAGGTGCACGCCAAGGGCAAGCCGATGGCTCCCGGGGTGGACCTGAAGGGTGTGGCGAAGAAGACGCCCGGGTACACCGGTGCCGACCTCGCCAACGTCCTCAACGAGGCCGCTCTGCTCACCGCGCGTTCCAACGCCAACCTGATTGACGACCGCGCCCTGGATGAGGCCATTGACCGCGTCATGGCCGGCCCGCAGAAGCGCAGCCGCGTCATGAAGGAACACGAGCGCAAGATCACCGCCTACCACGAAGGCGGCCACGCCCTGGTGGCGGCGGCCCTTCGGAACTCCGCTCCGGTCACCAAGATCACCATCCTTCCCCGCGGCCGCGCCCTTGGTTACACCATGGTGGTCCCGGAAAACGACAAGTACTCCGTGACCCGCAACGAACTCCTGGACCAGATGGCCTACGCCATGGGTGGACGCGTCGCCGAGGAGATCGTGTTCCATGATCCCTCCACCGGTGCTTCTAATGACATCGAAAAGGCCACCGGCACCGCACGCAAGATGGTCACTGAATACGGCATGAGCGAACGCGTCGGTGCAGTCCGCCTGGGCCAGGGCGGCGGTGAACCGTTCCTGGGCCGCGACGCAGGGCACGAGCGGAACTACTCTGACCAGATTGCCTATGTCGTGGACGAGGAAGTGCGCCGCCTGATCGAGCAGGCACATGACGAGGCCTACGAAATCCTCACCGAGAACCGGGATATCCTGGACTACCTCGCCTTGGAGCTGCTCGAGCGGGAGACCCTCAACCAGGCCGAGATTGCCGACATCTTCCGTGACGTCCGCAAGCGGGACTTCCGCGAGGTGTGGCTGTCCAAGGAAACCCGTCCCGTCCAGTTGACCGGACCGGTGGAGAGCCGCCAGGAACGGGCTGAACGGGAAGCGCAGGAGGAAGCGAAGAAGGCGCGCCTTGACGAGCCGCTGGACGCCCAGCCCCCGCACCCGCAGGGCGTGTCGGAGGATGCTCCGTTTCACGGAGGCACCCCCGACTCGGGGCCTGACACCCTTCGCGGCTAA
- the folE gene encoding GTP cyclohydrolase I FolE — MTSFDDDDVSASAAYPAEDGSHHSKREKVDRPRIEAAVREILLAIGEDPDRGGLVDTPKRVAKAYAEVFAGLHHDPADVLSTTFDLDHEELVLVKDIPFYSTCEHHLVPFHGVAHVGYIPSHDGKVTGLSKLARLVDIYARRPQVQERLTTEIVEAMVQHLKPRGAIVVVECEHMCMSMRGIRKPGAKTVTSAVRGQLHDPATRAEAMSLILGR; from the coding sequence GTGACTTCCTTCGACGACGACGACGTTTCCGCCTCCGCCGCCTACCCGGCGGAGGACGGTTCCCACCACTCCAAGCGCGAAAAGGTGGACCGGCCACGGATTGAGGCGGCCGTCCGCGAGATCCTCCTTGCCATCGGCGAGGACCCGGACCGCGGCGGCCTCGTGGACACGCCGAAAAGGGTTGCGAAGGCGTACGCCGAGGTGTTCGCCGGACTGCACCATGATCCTGCGGACGTCCTGTCCACCACCTTCGACCTGGACCACGAGGAACTGGTCCTGGTCAAGGACATCCCCTTCTACTCCACGTGCGAGCACCACCTGGTGCCGTTCCACGGGGTGGCCCACGTTGGCTACATCCCCTCGCACGACGGCAAGGTGACCGGGCTGAGCAAGCTGGCCCGGCTGGTGGACATCTACGCCCGCCGCCCCCAGGTACAGGAGCGGCTGACTACCGAAATTGTCGAAGCGATGGTGCAGCACCTCAAACCCCGCGGTGCGATCGTCGTCGTCGAATGCGAGCACATGTGCATGTCCATGCGCGGCATCCGCAAGCCCGGAGCGAAGACCGTCACCAGTGCGGTCCGCGGGCAGCTTCATGACCCGGCCACCCGTGCCGAAGCCATGAGCCTCATCCTCGGAAGGTAA
- the folP gene encoding dihydropteroate synthase: protein MDSLAAAPGTGPATSPLPILRKPRPAARFEDLPTGRTLVMGILNVTPDSFSDGGKHATADTAIAAGLRMFYAGADIIDVGGESTRPGADDVTPDEEQRRVLPVIEALVKAGALVSIDTTHASTAAAALKAGAAIINDVSGLTIEPEMVELVAASKAPYVLTHRRGDARTMNSLAEYTDVAGEVVAELAGVRDKLYAAGVSREQIIIDPGLGFAKNDAQNWELLQNLDQLDSLGHKVLVAASRKRFLGTLLTVAGKSAAPDERDSATAAITAISAYRGAWAVRVHDVGSSLDAVKVAARMAAPTTQAVPKTQ from the coding sequence ATGGATTCACTCGCTGCAGCCCCTGGAACGGGGCCCGCTACGTCCCCGCTGCCCATCCTGCGCAAGCCCCGCCCGGCTGCCCGCTTTGAGGACCTCCCCACCGGCCGCACCCTGGTCATGGGCATCCTGAACGTCACCCCGGATTCATTCAGCGACGGCGGCAAGCACGCGACGGCGGACACCGCCATCGCGGCAGGCCTGCGGATGTTCTACGCGGGTGCGGACATCATCGACGTCGGGGGCGAGTCCACCCGGCCCGGCGCCGACGACGTCACCCCCGACGAAGAGCAGCGCCGCGTCCTGCCGGTGATCGAAGCGCTGGTGAAGGCCGGCGCGCTGGTCAGCATCGACACCACGCACGCCTCCACCGCAGCCGCTGCCCTGAAGGCGGGCGCGGCCATCATCAATGACGTCTCCGGGCTGACCATCGAACCGGAGATGGTGGAGCTTGTGGCGGCCTCCAAGGCACCCTATGTCCTCACGCACCGCCGGGGCGACGCCCGGACCATGAACTCGCTCGCCGAATACACGGATGTGGCCGGGGAAGTGGTGGCGGAACTGGCAGGAGTACGGGACAAGCTCTACGCAGCCGGTGTCAGCAGGGAACAGATCATCATCGATCCGGGCCTGGGGTTCGCGAAGAACGACGCCCAGAACTGGGAACTGCTGCAGAACCTGGACCAGCTGGACAGCCTGGGCCACAAGGTCCTGGTGGCTGCCTCCCGCAAGCGTTTCCTCGGCACCCTGCTCACCGTGGCCGGGAAGTCCGCCGCTCCTGACGAGCGGGACAGTGCCACGGCCGCAATCACAGCGATCAGCGCCTACCGAGGGGCCTGGGCCGTCCGCGTACACGACGTCGGTTCCAGCCTTGACGCGGTCAAGGTGGCTGCGCGCATGGCGGCACCCACAACACAAGCCGTACCCAAAACGCAATAG
- the folB gene encoding dihydroneopterin aldolase: protein MDRITLTGVTAVGHHGVFDFERREGQPFVVDAVLYLDFTEAAQSDDVRDTAHYGEVAQRITEWITGEPLNLIEALAVRIADSLLAEFALQAVDITVHKPQAPIEVPFGDVAVTVHRERVPAAPALSGAQA, encoded by the coding sequence ATGGACAGGATTACGCTGACCGGAGTGACCGCCGTCGGCCACCACGGTGTCTTCGATTTTGAACGCCGGGAGGGCCAGCCCTTTGTTGTGGACGCCGTGCTCTACCTGGACTTCACCGAAGCGGCGCAGTCCGACGACGTCCGGGACACCGCCCACTACGGTGAGGTGGCGCAGCGTATTACCGAGTGGATCACCGGGGAGCCCCTGAACCTCATTGAGGCACTCGCCGTGCGGATCGCCGACAGTCTCCTGGCCGAATTCGCGCTCCAGGCCGTGGACATCACCGTCCATAAGCCGCAGGCCCCCATCGAGGTCCCCTTCGGAGACGTGGCCGTCACGGTCCACCGCGAGCGGGTTCCCGCCGCCCCTGCGCTGTCCGGTGCGCAGGCATGA
- the folK gene encoding 2-amino-4-hydroxy-6-hydroxymethyldihydropteridine diphosphokinase, which translates to MNGIYTKAVLALGSNLGERNETLTEAVADLVDPPEVRLLAVSPIVQTKAVGGPAGQPDFLNMVITVETSLTPAELLEHCQAVENKHLRVREVRWGPRTLDVDIITYGELRSDDPALTIPHPRAASRAFVLYPWSLIEPAATLNGERISTLAVQADDFKDLAPFDGFGEFDGMPTAGAVEER; encoded by the coding sequence ATGAACGGGATCTACACCAAGGCCGTGCTGGCCCTGGGCAGCAACCTTGGTGAACGGAACGAGACCCTGACCGAGGCTGTGGCGGACCTGGTGGATCCGCCCGAAGTACGGCTGCTTGCCGTCTCGCCCATAGTCCAGACCAAAGCCGTGGGCGGCCCTGCCGGCCAGCCGGACTTCCTGAACATGGTCATCACGGTGGAAACCAGCCTCACCCCTGCCGAACTGCTGGAACATTGCCAGGCCGTGGAAAACAAGCACCTCCGCGTCCGTGAGGTCCGCTGGGGGCCGCGGACGCTCGACGTCGACATCATCACCTACGGCGAGCTCCGCAGTGACGACCCCGCCCTGACCATCCCCCACCCCCGGGCGGCCTCACGCGCTTTCGTCCTCTACCCGTGGTCGCTCATCGAACCCGCCGCCACGCTGAACGGCGAACGGATCAGCACCCTGGCAGTCCAGGCGGACGATTTCAAGGATCTTGCCCCGTTCGACGGGTTCGGGGAATTTGACGGGATGCCGACGGCGGGAGCGGTGGAGGAGAGATGA
- a CDS encoding DUF3180 domain-containing protein, with translation MKPINPLRLLLICVILAIAGWSATVVTSRYSMATPVLPATALATMGVIVIITLILGIRILRWRNSHQPNSKAKKTQLDPLLAARTLILAQACAYAGTVLLGWHVGIFLDQLRIWSLRSDQGITWLALAMAGGGLVMIVVGLVVERFCRIPPEDGDTNSVDGKKGRPARGEAAGEGEYAYRGD, from the coding sequence ATGAAGCCCATCAACCCGCTGCGCCTGCTGCTGATCTGCGTCATCCTTGCCATCGCGGGCTGGTCGGCCACGGTTGTCACCAGCCGGTACAGCATGGCCACGCCTGTCCTGCCTGCCACCGCGCTGGCCACGATGGGCGTCATCGTCATCATCACCCTGATCCTGGGTATCCGGATCCTGAGGTGGCGGAACAGCCACCAGCCCAACAGCAAGGCGAAGAAGACGCAGCTGGATCCCCTCCTGGCCGCCCGGACCCTGATCCTGGCGCAGGCGTGCGCCTACGCCGGAACGGTGCTCCTGGGATGGCATGTGGGAATCTTCCTGGACCAGCTGCGCATCTGGAGCCTGCGCAGCGACCAAGGCATCACCTGGCTTGCCCTGGCCATGGCGGGCGGCGGCCTGGTGATGATCGTGGTGGGGCTCGTCGTGGAGCGGTTCTGCAGGATCCCGCCGGAAGACGGCGACACCAACAGCGTTGACGGGAAGAAGGGCCGGCCTGCCCGCGGGGAAGCCGCAGGGGAAGGCGAGTATGCGTACCGAGGCGATTGA
- a CDS encoding PH domain-containing protein yields the protein MRTEAIDPPGIDWQRVSPKYVIVRLVEWALANIAAILVLSAPLVFVLLGWWRWPPLWLAITVPAATLLLALWRLVLIPRQVRAIGYAERDEDLLVRSGIFFQRTMAVPYGRMQYVDIAVGPVERGMGLCTVKLHTASPGTNARIPGLPAAEGARLREQLAARGEARLAGL from the coding sequence ATGCGTACCGAGGCGATTGACCCGCCGGGGATCGACTGGCAGCGGGTGTCACCGAAATACGTCATCGTCCGCCTGGTGGAATGGGCCCTGGCCAACATCGCCGCCATACTGGTCCTGTCCGCGCCGCTGGTGTTCGTCCTCCTGGGATGGTGGCGGTGGCCGCCGCTGTGGCTGGCCATCACCGTTCCGGCCGCCACCCTGCTGCTTGCCTTATGGCGGCTGGTCCTCATCCCGCGGCAGGTCCGGGCCATCGGCTACGCGGAGCGCGACGAGGACCTCCTGGTCAGGAGCGGCATCTTCTTCCAGCGCACCATGGCCGTCCCGTACGGACGCATGCAGTATGTGGACATCGCCGTGGGACCTGTGGAGCGGGGCATGGGCTTGTGTACCGTCAAGCTCCACACAGCGTCCCCCGGCACCAATGCGCGCATCCCCGGCCTCCCGGCGGCTGAAGGCGCCCGGCTCCGTGAACAGCTGGCCGCCCGCGGCGAAGCCAGGCTGGCAGGACTGTGA
- a CDS encoding PH domain-containing protein: protein MPPAGTGPEDTGTPDGEWLRVHPASPFVRGWVALAAITFFFGRDLFERTLQGQPVFEDGFARRAPWLLGGGAAVLAVAVLGFVLTWYFTKYQVSGGYVRVNTGLLFRQHRQARLDRVQAIDIVQPLLARIFGLAELKFEVADAGESAVRLAYLRIDDARRLRATILARASGAEAGFGAGPAAGAAAHPGPGSPSAASFAPPAPEAPEIQVLSVPPSRLVGSLLLSEQSFFIVVGGFASVVLSALTDNRAFYFYLVPAALGLAASYWNFFNKGYNFTAAVSPDGIRLRYGLLDTQAQTLPPGRIQAVKIAQPPLWRPFGWYRMQVNVAGYGTSGNAVEGNTRTILLPVGKFADVLAMLSLVLPDPGTDRPAEVFAAGLTGRDSDGGFTTTPRRARLLAPLGWRRNGFAATDTALLIRSGRWWRDLVLVPHQRTQSLAIHQGPVARRFRVADLVLHTTAGPVAPRLTQAGLDEARQLFDEQSARARLARKRQTTEQWLRQVVPAVEPAPVPGTPVPGAPYPGAPASEARTHYQQEGQTHG, encoded by the coding sequence CTGCCGCCTGCCGGCACCGGCCCGGAAGACACGGGAACGCCCGACGGCGAATGGCTGCGTGTGCATCCCGCCTCACCTTTTGTCCGTGGCTGGGTTGCACTGGCCGCCATCACGTTCTTCTTCGGCCGCGACCTGTTTGAGCGGACACTCCAGGGCCAGCCTGTGTTCGAGGACGGGTTCGCCCGCCGTGCGCCGTGGCTCCTGGGCGGCGGTGCCGCGGTGCTGGCCGTGGCAGTCCTGGGGTTCGTCCTGACCTGGTATTTCACCAAATACCAGGTCTCCGGCGGCTATGTCCGGGTCAACACCGGCCTCCTCTTCCGCCAGCACCGGCAGGCACGCCTGGACCGGGTGCAGGCCATTGACATCGTGCAGCCACTGCTGGCCCGCATCTTTGGCCTGGCCGAACTCAAGTTTGAAGTTGCCGACGCCGGCGAATCCGCCGTGCGCCTGGCGTACCTCAGGATCGACGACGCCCGCCGACTGCGCGCCACCATCCTGGCCCGGGCCTCCGGGGCTGAGGCAGGTTTCGGTGCGGGCCCGGCGGCCGGCGCCGCGGCGCATCCAGGTCCCGGCAGCCCGTCGGCGGCGTCCTTTGCCCCGCCCGCACCTGAGGCGCCCGAAATCCAGGTACTCAGCGTGCCGCCGTCGCGCCTTGTCGGATCGCTCCTGTTGAGCGAGCAAAGTTTCTTCATTGTGGTGGGCGGTTTCGCTTCCGTGGTCCTGTCCGCGCTGACGGACAACCGCGCTTTCTACTTCTACCTGGTACCCGCAGCGCTGGGCCTTGCCGCCAGCTACTGGAACTTCTTCAACAAGGGCTACAACTTCACCGCCGCCGTCTCACCGGACGGCATCCGGCTGCGGTACGGGCTGCTGGACACCCAGGCGCAGACACTTCCGCCGGGTCGGATCCAGGCCGTGAAGATTGCCCAGCCTCCGCTGTGGCGTCCGTTCGGCTGGTACCGGATGCAGGTGAACGTTGCCGGCTACGGGACGTCCGGCAACGCCGTCGAAGGCAACACCAGGACCATCCTCCTGCCGGTGGGCAAGTTCGCCGACGTCCTTGCCATGCTCTCGCTCGTCCTGCCGGACCCGGGAACGGATCGCCCTGCGGAGGTGTTCGCCGCGGGGCTTACCGGCAGGGATTCCGACGGCGGGTTCACCACCACGCCCCGGCGGGCCCGGCTGCTGGCGCCCCTGGGCTGGCGGCGGAACGGGTTTGCCGCCACGGACACGGCACTGCTGATCCGCTCCGGACGCTGGTGGCGGGACCTTGTGCTGGTGCCCCATCAACGCACGCAGTCACTGGCGATCCACCAGGGGCCCGTGGCGCGCCGGTTCCGGGTGGCCGACCTGGTCCTGCATACGACGGCCGGTCCCGTTGCCCCGCGGCTGACCCAGGCGGGGCTGGACGAGGCCAGGCAACTCTTCGACGAGCAGTCGGCGCGGGCCCGGCTGGCCAGGAAGCGGCAAACCACCGAACAATGGTTGCGGCAGGTTGTTCCGGCAGTGGAACCTGCGCCCGTGCCGGGCACACCGGTTCCCGGGGCGCCGTACCCTGGGGCTCCAGCCAGTGAAGCCCGCACCCATTACCAACAGGAAGGCCAGACGCATGGCTAA